In Streptococcus parauberis NCFD 2020, the sequence ATTATCGCGGTGAAGCCCAATAATACCTGAATACAATTTTATAAGGAGTCTATTATGGTAAAAATACTAACAGCATGCGGAAACGGCATGGGATCATCAATGGTGATCAAAATGAAAGTTGAAAATGCACTACGTCAATTAGGTGTAACAGATATTCAATCAGCATCTTGTTCTGTTGGAGAAGCGAAGGGCTTGGCCTCAGGATATGATATTGTGGTTGCTTCAAATCACTTAATTCATGAACTTGAGGGAAGAACAAAAGGTCATTTGGTAGGGTTAGATAACCTGATGGATGATAAGGAAATCAAAGAAAAATTACAAAAGGTATTATAAGAATCCATTGAGAGTTGCCATTGTGACAACTCTCAATTTAAAAATAACTATTCTTGGTACCTTTTCAAGATAAGGAGAAAACGACGTGAATTTAAAACAAGCCTTTATTGAGAACAATTCAATTCGTCTTGGTGAAACTGCTGACAGTTGGCAGGAAGCTGTTAAGAAATCTGTAGAACCATTAATTGAAAGTGGTGCAGTAAAAGATGAATATTATCAAGCAATTATTGACTCGACTGAAGAGTATGGACCATATTATATATTAATGCCAGGTATGGCGATGCCACATGCAAGACCAGAAGCAGGTGTGATTAGAGATGCCTTTTCTTTAATTACCTTGCAAGAACCTGTAGTTTTTTCTGATGGTAAGCCAGTACAAGTTTTACTAGCACTTGCAGCAACTAGTTCAGCTATACATGCATCTGTAGCCATTCCACAAATTATTGCCTTATTTGATTTAGAGAATGCTATTGAACGTTTGGTTGCTTGTCAAACAATTGAAGAAGTCCTAAGTTTAGTTGATGAGTCAAAAAATAGTCCTTACCTTGAAGGCATGGATTTAAACAGTTAATCGGATCGATTGGTTATGATAGGAGAAAATATGTCAAGAACAATTCCAAATTTACAAGTAGCATTAGACCACTCTGATATGCAAGGAGCAATCAAAGCTGCAGTTGCAGTAGGTCAAGAAGTAGATATTATTGAAGCAGGGACAGTTTGCTTATTGCAGGTTGGTAGTGAATTAGTGGAGATTTTAAGAAATCTTTTCCCTGACAAGATACTAGTTGCAGATACCAAATGTGCGGATGCTGGAGGTACGGTAGCAGCTAATAATGCCCAACGTGGTGCGGATTGGATGACATGTATTTGTTGTGCAACAATTCCAACAATGAAGGCAGCTTTAAAATCCATCAAAGAGGAACGCGGAGATAAGGGTGAGATCCAAATTGAGTTATACGGGGATTGGACTTTTGAACAGGCTCAAATGTGGTTAGATGCTGGTATTTCACAAGCTATTTACCATCAATCACGAGATGCACTCTTAGCGGGGGAAACTTGGGGTGAAAAAGATTTAAATAAAGTTAAACGATTGATTGAGATGGGTTTCCGTGTTTCAGTTACTGGTGGTTTAAATGTTAAGACTTTATCATTATTTGAAGGGGTAGATGTATACACCTTTATAGCTGGCCGTGGCATAACTGAGGCAGACAATCCAGCTCAGGCTGCGCGTGAATTTAAAGATGAAATCAAACGTATCTGGGGGTAAGTCAATGGGACGACCAATTGGAATTTATGAAAAAGCAACCCCAAAACAGTTTTCTTGGTTAGAAAGACTGGAGTTTGCCAAAGAACTGGGTTTTGATTTTGTTGAAATGTCAATTGATGAATCTGATGCCCGCTTAGAACGGC encodes:
- a CDS encoding PTS sugar transporter subunit IIB, with the protein product MVKILTACGNGMGSSMVIKMKVENALRQLGVTDIQSASCSVGEAKGLASGYDIVVASNHLIHELEGRTKGHLVGLDNLMDDKEIKEKLQKVL
- a CDS encoding PTS sugar transporter subunit IIA; amino-acid sequence: MNLKQAFIENNSIRLGETADSWQEAVKKSVEPLIESGAVKDEYYQAIIDSTEEYGPYYILMPGMAMPHARPEAGVIRDAFSLITLQEPVVFSDGKPVQVLLALAATSSAIHASVAIPQIIALFDLENAIERLVACQTIEEVLSLVDESKNSPYLEGMDLNS
- a CDS encoding 3-keto-L-gulonate-6-phosphate decarboxylase UlaD, translated to MSRTIPNLQVALDHSDMQGAIKAAVAVGQEVDIIEAGTVCLLQVGSELVEILRNLFPDKILVADTKCADAGGTVAANNAQRGADWMTCICCATIPTMKAALKSIKEERGDKGEIQIELYGDWTFEQAQMWLDAGISQAIYHQSRDALLAGETWGEKDLNKVKRLIEMGFRVSVTGGLNVKTLSLFEGVDVYTFIAGRGITEADNPAQAAREFKDEIKRIWG